One region of Streptomyces davaonensis JCM 4913 genomic DNA includes:
- a CDS encoding GNAT family N-acetyltransferase: MNVSRLDGDQLLARAGELAELLVDAVDGGASVGFLAPLDRAVAEAWWKERAAGPFAVWMAVDGGRIVGTVSLAFPDKPNSRHRAELVKLMVHRRARGRGLGRTLLATAERAAAAAGVTLLHLDTETDSPAERLYRGAGWTRAGMIPDYAADPAGVLRGTTLYYKHLSALTG; the protein is encoded by the coding sequence GTGAACGTCTCGCGACTGGACGGGGATCAACTGCTCGCCCGCGCGGGTGAGTTGGCGGAACTGCTGGTGGACGCCGTGGACGGGGGTGCCTCGGTCGGCTTCCTGGCACCGCTGGACCGGGCCGTGGCGGAGGCCTGGTGGAAGGAGCGGGCGGCAGGGCCGTTCGCGGTGTGGATGGCGGTCGACGGCGGGCGGATCGTCGGCACCGTGAGCCTCGCCTTCCCCGACAAGCCCAACAGCCGCCACCGCGCCGAACTGGTCAAGCTGATGGTCCACCGCCGGGCCCGCGGACGCGGACTCGGCCGTACGCTCCTGGCCACCGCCGAGCGGGCGGCCGCCGCCGCGGGCGTCACCCTCCTCCACCTGGACACCGAGACCGACAGCCCCGCCGAACGCCTGTACCGCGGGGCGGGCTGGACCCGGGCCGGCATGATCCCCGACTACGCCGCCGACCCGGCCGGGGTGCTGCGCGGGACGACCCTGTATTACAAGCACCTGAGCGCTCTGACCGGGTGA
- a CDS encoding glycine C-acetyltransferase, producing MFDSVRDDLRATLDEIRAAGLHKPERVIDTPQSATVNVSAGGRPGEVLNFCANNYLGLADHPEVIAAAHQALDRWGYGMASVRFICGTQEVHKQLEARLSAFLGQEDTILYSSCFDANGGVFETLLGPEDAVISDALNHASIIDGIRLSKARRFRYANRDLADLEQQLKEAVEGGARRKLIVTDGVFSMDGYVAPLAEICDLADRYDAMVMVDDSHAVGFVGPGGRGTPELHGVMDRVDIITGTLGKALGGASGGYVAARAEIVALLRQRSRPYLFSNTLAPVIAAASLKVLDLLESADDLRVRLRENTALFRRRMTEEGFDILPGDHAIAPVMIGDASEAGRMAEKLLERGVYVIGFSYPVVPQGQARIRVQLSAAHSTEDVNRAVDAFVAARAELAG from the coding sequence ATGTTCGACTCCGTGCGCGACGACCTGCGTGCCACCCTCGACGAGATCCGGGCCGCCGGGCTGCACAAGCCCGAGCGGGTGATCGACACCCCGCAGTCCGCGACCGTCAACGTCAGTGCGGGCGGCCGTCCCGGCGAGGTCCTCAACTTCTGCGCCAACAACTACCTCGGCCTGGCCGACCACCCCGAGGTGATCGCCGCCGCCCACCAGGCGCTGGACCGCTGGGGCTACGGCATGGCGTCCGTGCGCTTCATCTGCGGTACGCAGGAGGTGCACAAGCAGCTGGAGGCGCGGCTGTCCGCGTTCCTCGGCCAGGAGGACACGATCCTGTACTCCTCCTGCTTCGACGCCAACGGCGGTGTCTTCGAGACCCTGCTCGGCCCCGAGGACGCGGTGATCTCCGACGCCCTCAACCACGCCTCCATCATCGACGGCATCCGCCTGTCCAAGGCCCGCCGCTTCCGCTACGCCAACCGTGATCTGGCCGACCTGGAACAGCAGTTGAAGGAGGCTGTTGAAGGCGGCGCCCGGCGCAAGCTGATCGTCACCGACGGCGTCTTCTCCATGGACGGCTATGTGGCGCCCCTCGCCGAGATCTGCGACCTCGCCGACCGCTACGACGCCATGGTGATGGTCGACGACTCGCACGCCGTCGGCTTCGTGGGCCCCGGCGGCCGCGGCACCCCCGAGCTGCACGGCGTCATGGACCGCGTCGACATCATCACCGGCACCCTCGGCAAGGCCCTCGGCGGCGCCTCCGGCGGCTATGTCGCGGCCCGTGCGGAGATCGTCGCCCTGCTCCGGCAGCGCTCCCGCCCGTACCTGTTCTCCAACACCCTCGCCCCGGTGATCGCCGCGGCCTCCCTGAAGGTCCTCGACCTGCTGGAGTCCGCCGACGACCTGAGGGTCCGGCTCCGCGAGAACACCGCGCTGTTCCGCCGCCGGATGACCGAGGAGGGCTTCGACATCCTCCCCGGCGACCACGCCATCGCGCCCGTCATGATCGGCGACGCCTCCGAGGCGGGCCGGATGGCGGAGAAGCTGCTGGAGCGCGGGGTGTACGTGATCGGCTTCTCCTACCCGGTGGTGCCGCAGGGACAGGCCCGGATCCGGGTGCAGCTGTCCGCCGCGCACTCCACCGAGGACGTGAACCGGGCCGTGGACGCCTTCGTGGCCGCCCGGGCGGAGCTGGCCGGCTGA
- a CDS encoding B12-binding domain-containing radical SAM protein: MRVTMILPALTEATSPLFRPIKYSLFPPLGLATLAGYLDPGDEVTLHDEHVERIDLESLDTPDLLVIQPYITSARRSYEIADHFRARGVHVAMGGLHVTSLPEEAAAHADTIFTGPGEDTWPLFLKDFRDGVPARRYDSTQRTLAGLPPVRRDLIKRHLYLVPNSIVVSRGCPHHCDFCYKDAFFEGGKSFYTQAVDDALAEIDRLPGRHLYFLDDHLLGNRRFAEALFDGMKGMGRLWQAAGTVNSVLKPDLLERAVEAGLRSLFVGFETVNDANLAERRKNQNIGTDYAAAVRRLHDAGVMVNASFVFGLDQDGPDVFDRTVAWAVEQGIETATFHIMTPYPSTGLWKQMEAEDRIVHRDWDLYDTRHVVYRPKNMTPRQLEDGYWRAYRDFYRWSNIWRGAGAQPGTHERLRHLAYAGGWKKFEPAWDLLIRSKRVVRALPALERTLAAFGGRG, translated from the coding sequence ATGCGTGTGACGATGATCCTTCCGGCCCTGACCGAGGCGACCAGCCCGCTGTTCCGGCCCATCAAGTACTCGCTGTTCCCGCCACTGGGCCTGGCCACCCTGGCCGGCTATCTGGACCCCGGCGACGAGGTCACGCTCCACGACGAGCACGTCGAGCGGATCGACCTGGAGTCCCTGGACACCCCGGATCTGCTGGTGATCCAGCCCTACATCACCTCGGCCCGGCGCAGCTACGAGATAGCCGACCACTTCCGCGCCCGGGGCGTCCATGTCGCGATGGGCGGCCTGCATGTCACCTCGCTGCCCGAGGAGGCGGCGGCCCACGCCGACACGATCTTCACCGGGCCCGGGGAGGACACCTGGCCGCTGTTCCTGAAGGACTTCCGCGACGGCGTCCCCGCCCGGCGCTACGACTCGACCCAGCGGACGCTGGCCGGACTGCCCCCGGTACGACGGGACCTGATCAAGCGTCACCTCTACCTCGTCCCGAACTCGATCGTGGTGTCCCGGGGTTGTCCGCACCACTGCGATTTCTGCTACAAGGACGCCTTCTTCGAGGGCGGGAAGTCCTTCTACACCCAGGCCGTCGACGATGCCCTGGCCGAGATCGACCGGCTGCCCGGCCGTCACCTCTACTTCCTCGACGACCATCTGCTCGGCAACCGGCGTTTCGCCGAGGCCCTGTTCGACGGGATGAAGGGCATGGGACGGCTGTGGCAGGCGGCCGGGACGGTCAACTCCGTACTGAAGCCGGACCTGTTGGAGCGTGCGGTGGAGGCGGGTCTGCGCAGCCTGTTCGTCGGCTTCGAGACGGTCAACGACGCCAACCTCGCCGAGCGCCGCAAGAACCAGAACATCGGCACCGACTACGCGGCCGCGGTACGGCGCCTGCACGACGCCGGGGTGATGGTCAACGCCAGCTTCGTCTTCGGGCTCGACCAGGACGGGCCAGACGTCTTCGACCGGACCGTGGCCTGGGCGGTGGAGCAGGGCATCGAGACGGCGACCTTCCACATCATGACGCCCTATCCGTCGACCGGGCTGTGGAAACAAATGGAGGCGGAGGACCGGATCGTCCACCGGGACTGGGACCTGTACGACACCCGCCATGTCGTCTACCGCCCCAAGAACATGACGCCACGTCAGCTGGAGGACGGGTACTGGCGGGCGTACCGCGACTTCTACCGCTGGTCCAACATCTGGCGGGGCGCGGGAGCCCAGCCGGGCACGCATGAGCGGCTGCGTCATCTCGCCTACGCGGGCGGCTGGAAGAAGTTCGAGCCCGCATGGGATCTGCTGATCCGGTCCAAGCGGGTGGTGCGGGCGCTGCCGGCGCTGGAGAGGACGCTGGCGGCGTTCGGGGGGAGGGGGTGA
- a CDS encoding helix-turn-helix domain-containing protein: MKQAVVEGGPDPVDVRLGARLAALRAERGWSLGEVAERSGVSKSTLSRAERAEISPTAALLNRLCAVYGRTMSQLLSEVESEPALLVRAAEQPVWQDRASGFVRRSVSPPHPGLRGELVEGRLAPGADIAYDRPPVPGLEQHIWVLEGALHVTAQEAEHQLAAGDCLRLRVWGSTRFRCAGPDEVRYVLAVVLP; encoded by the coding sequence GTGAAACAGGCTGTCGTGGAGGGCGGGCCCGATCCCGTCGATGTGCGGCTCGGTGCCCGGCTGGCCGCGCTGCGGGCCGAGCGCGGCTGGTCGCTGGGTGAGGTGGCCGAGCGCAGCGGGGTCAGCAAGTCCACGTTGTCCCGGGCCGAACGCGCGGAGATCAGCCCCACCGCCGCGCTGCTGAACCGGTTGTGCGCGGTGTACGGGCGGACCATGTCCCAACTGCTCAGCGAGGTCGAGTCCGAGCCCGCCCTGCTGGTGCGGGCCGCCGAGCAGCCGGTCTGGCAGGACCGGGCCTCCGGATTCGTCCGGCGGTCCGTGTCGCCGCCGCACCCCGGGCTGCGCGGCGAACTCGTCGAGGGCCGGCTCGCCCCGGGCGCCGACATCGCCTACGACCGGCCGCCCGTACCGGGCCTTGAGCAGCACATCTGGGTCCTGGAGGGGGCGCTCCACGTCACGGCGCAGGAGGCCGAGCACCAGCTGGCCGCCGGGGACTGTCTGCGGCTGCGGGTGTGGGGGTCCACGCGGTTCCGGTGCGCCGGTCCGGACGAGGTGCGGTACGTGCTGGCGGTGGTGCTGCCGTGA
- a CDS encoding DUF1905 domain-containing protein, whose product MELAFTGQVIEWRGPSPYYFVPVPEEESADIREVASLATYGWGVIPVDARIGAIEFTTSLFPKDGHYLLPLKAAVRKPQGLSAGDEVAIELTVRL is encoded by the coding sequence GTGGAACTCGCGTTCACCGGCCAGGTCATCGAGTGGCGCGGCCCGTCGCCGTACTACTTCGTTCCCGTGCCGGAGGAGGAGTCCGCGGACATCCGCGAGGTGGCGTCGCTGGCCACGTACGGCTGGGGCGTGATCCCGGTGGACGCCCGCATCGGTGCGATCGAGTTCACGACGTCCCTGTTCCCGAAGGACGGCCACTATTTGCTGCCGCTCAAGGCAGCGGTCCGCAAACCGCAGGGCCTGTCGGCGGGCGACGAGGTGGCGATAGAACTGACGGTCCGGCTGTAG
- a CDS encoding NUDIX hydrolase family protein — MTETTPGWLTSDELDMARARMPILYVEAVPVRVDDSGEVTSIGLLLRIGPDGTVSRTLVSGRVLHHERVRDALLRHLEKDLGPVALPRVPSSLQPFTVAEYFPTQGITPYHDPRQHAVSLAYVVPVTGDCRPRQDALDLVWFSPQEALSPAVQSEMPGGHGVLLKQAMAHVGCVV; from the coding sequence ATGACCGAAACCACGCCCGGTTGGCTGACCTCCGACGAGCTGGACATGGCCCGCGCCCGCATGCCGATTCTGTATGTCGAGGCCGTGCCCGTGCGCGTCGACGACAGCGGCGAGGTCACCAGCATCGGCCTGCTGCTGCGCATCGGACCGGACGGAACGGTCAGCCGGACCCTGGTCTCCGGCCGCGTACTGCACCACGAGCGGGTGCGTGACGCCCTGCTGCGCCATCTGGAGAAGGACCTCGGCCCGGTCGCTCTGCCCCGCGTCCCGTCCTCGCTCCAGCCCTTCACGGTCGCGGAGTACTTCCCGACCCAGGGCATCACGCCCTACCACGACCCGCGTCAGCACGCCGTCTCCCTCGCCTACGTGGTCCCGGTGACGGGCGACTGCCGGCCCCGGCAGGACGCCCTCGACCTGGTGTGGTTCAGCCCCCAGGAGGCCCTGTCCCCCGCGGTGCAGAGCGAGATGCCGGGCGGCCACGGCGTGCTGCTGAAGCAGGCGATGGCTCATGTCGGATGCGTGGTCTGA
- a CDS encoding MFS transporter produces MARGLSKASPEGAAGGVHPVWSRDFALFFVARAVARLGDTMLPVALAAGLLQHGYGAGAVGLAMAATAAAFAGFVVFGGVIADRFSTRRLMIGADLVRLGTQALAAGLFFSGRVVLWEICAIGFANGVAGAVFQPGVASTTPRLASDVQGANGAIRIAESAAQLAGPALAGLLVGLASPGGVFAAHAATYAVSALCLLLLRLPPPPAGSTPIPSTFRADLVQGWREFRARTWLWGVIAVWCLYMLTVWGPSLPLVATSVVREHGPGAYGLINSALGAGTVVGGLLALRLRPRRMLRAGAISLFAFVGFPATVGLGLDVPAMAAGAAVAGAGMSFWSVMWATTVQTQVPPDVLNRIHAYDVAGSLAMMPVGQALAGPSVSALGAEQVLLVAGVMSLVVAAILLAVRPIRDLERADAPTAGSLPSGEPERARAE; encoded by the coding sequence ATGGCGAGGGGGTTGTCGAAGGCGTCGCCCGAGGGGGCGGCCGGGGGCGTCCACCCGGTGTGGTCGCGTGACTTCGCCCTGTTCTTCGTCGCCCGTGCGGTCGCCCGGCTCGGGGACACCATGCTGCCCGTCGCCCTTGCCGCGGGGCTGTTGCAGCACGGGTACGGCGCGGGCGCGGTGGGCCTCGCCATGGCCGCCACGGCCGCCGCCTTCGCCGGGTTCGTCGTCTTCGGCGGAGTGATCGCCGACCGGTTCAGCACCCGCAGGCTGATGATCGGCGCCGACCTGGTGCGCCTCGGCACCCAGGCGCTCGCCGCGGGACTGTTCTTCTCCGGGCGTGTGGTCCTCTGGGAGATCTGCGCGATCGGCTTCGCCAACGGTGTCGCGGGCGCCGTCTTCCAGCCCGGCGTCGCCAGCACCACACCCCGGCTCGCCTCCGACGTCCAGGGCGCCAACGGCGCCATACGCATCGCGGAGTCCGCGGCCCAGCTCGCCGGACCCGCCCTCGCCGGTCTGCTCGTCGGGCTCGCCTCCCCGGGCGGCGTCTTCGCGGCCCACGCGGCGACGTACGCGGTGAGCGCGCTGTGCCTCCTGCTGCTGCGCCTGCCCCCGCCGCCCGCCGGGAGCACCCCGATACCGAGCACCTTCCGGGCGGACCTCGTCCAGGGCTGGCGGGAGTTCCGGGCGCGCACCTGGCTGTGGGGCGTGATCGCCGTCTGGTGCCTCTACATGCTCACGGTGTGGGGCCCGAGCCTGCCCCTGGTGGCGACCTCGGTGGTCCGCGAGCACGGCCCCGGCGCCTACGGCCTGATCAACTCCGCGCTCGGCGCGGGCACGGTCGTCGGTGGCCTCCTCGCGCTGCGCCTGCGCCCCCGTCGCATGCTCCGCGCGGGCGCGATCAGCCTCTTCGCCTTCGTCGGCTTCCCGGCGACGGTGGGCCTCGGCCTGGACGTCCCCGCGATGGCCGCGGGCGCCGCCGTGGCGGGCGCCGGCATGTCCTTCTGGAGCGTCATGTGGGCGACCACCGTCCAGACCCAGGTCCCCCCGGACGTCCTCAACCGCATCCACGCCTACGACGTGGCGGGCTCCCTCGCGATGATGCCGGTCGGCCAGGCCCTGGCGGGCCCGTCCGTGTCGGCCCTGGGCGCCGAGCAGGTGCTCCTGGTCGCGGGCGTGATGAGCCTGGTCGTCGCGGCGATCCTGCTCGCGGTACGGCCGATACGGGACCTGGAGCGCGCCGACGCGCCGACCGCCGGATCCCTGCCTTCGGGCGAGCCGGAGCGGGCCCGCGCCGAATAA
- a CDS encoding LysR family transcriptional regulator: MIEARRLHILRAVADHRTVTAAAAALYLTPSAVSQQLTALEQETGHRLVERGAKGVRLTPAGEILLSHTNAVLAQLERAEAELAAYGSGAAGTVTVAAFATGIAQVVAPAVARLAETAPGIRLRVQDAEGDASLPMVLDRQVDIAVAVEYRGAPPADDPRLSHVPLYAEPFDAVVPMTHRLADLAEVPLGELAKDPWIGPYPGNPCHDVVVLACESAGFQPRLEHSSDDFRAVVALASADVGVALVPRSALRGMDLTGVIVRPVDGVAPTRRVFAAVRRGAEEHPLIRPVLDALRAAAAA, translated from the coding sequence GTGATCGAAGCGCGGCGGCTCCACATCCTCCGTGCGGTGGCCGACCATCGCACGGTGACGGCGGCTGCCGCCGCGCTGTATCTGACGCCCTCGGCCGTCTCCCAGCAGCTCACCGCCCTGGAGCAGGAGACCGGCCACCGCCTGGTGGAGCGCGGCGCCAAGGGCGTACGGCTCACCCCCGCCGGTGAGATCCTGCTCAGCCACACCAACGCCGTCCTCGCTCAGCTGGAGCGCGCCGAGGCGGAGCTGGCCGCCTACGGCTCCGGCGCGGCCGGCACGGTCACCGTCGCCGCCTTCGCCACCGGCATCGCGCAGGTCGTCGCCCCGGCCGTGGCCCGCCTCGCCGAGACGGCGCCCGGCATACGGCTCCGGGTCCAGGACGCCGAGGGCGACGCCAGCCTGCCGATGGTGCTGGACCGGCAGGTCGACATCGCGGTCGCCGTCGAGTACCGCGGGGCGCCGCCCGCCGACGACCCCCGGCTGAGCCATGTCCCGCTGTACGCGGAGCCCTTCGACGCGGTGGTGCCGATGACGCACCGGCTGGCCGACCTGGCGGAGGTGCCGCTGGGGGAGCTGGCCAAGGACCCGTGGATCGGGCCGTACCCCGGCAACCCCTGTCATGACGTGGTCGTCCTCGCCTGCGAGAGCGCCGGGTTCCAGCCGCGCCTGGAACACTCCTCCGACGACTTCCGGGCGGTCGTGGCGCTGGCCTCGGCGGACGTCGGTGTCGCCCTGGTCCCGCGCTCCGCGCTGCGCGGGATGGACCTGACCGGGGTGATCGTCCGCCCGGTCGACGGGGTCGCCCCCACGCGCCGGGTCTTCGCGGCCGTACGCCGTGGCGCGGAGGAGCATCCGCTGATCCGGCCGGTGCTGGACGCGCTGCGGGCGGCGGCGGCAGCCTAG
- the katG gene encoding catalase/peroxidase HPI, with the protein MAENPDAIVTDPKTEEGTGGCPVAHGRAPHPTQGGGNRQWWPERLNLKILATNPPATNPLGEEFDYAEAFQSLDLAAVKQDIAEVLTTSQDWWPADFGNYGPLMIRMAWHSAGTYRISDGRGGAGAGQQRFAPLNSWPDNGNLDKARRLLWPVKKKYGQSISWADLMILTGNVALEQMGFETFGFGGGRADVWEADEDVYWGPETTWLDDQRYTGDRELENPLGAVQMGLIYVNPEGPNGNPDPIAAARDIRETFRRMAMNDEETVALIAGGHTFGKTHGAGPADHVGDDPEAASMEEQGLGWKSTYGTGVGKDAITSGLEVIWTTTPTQWSNGFFKNLFEYDYEPDTSPAGAHQWIAKDAPEIVPDAFDGEKKHRPRMLTTDLSLKLDPIYEPISRRFYEHPEEFADAFARAWYKLTHRDMGPKSLYLGPEVPDETLLWQDPLPAAEGATIDAADVTALKAKILDSGLTVSQLVSAAWASASTFRGSDKRGGANGARIRLEPQRGWEVNSPDELAQVLRTLEGIQGEFNSGAKKVSLADLIVLGGSAAVEKAAKDAGVEVQVPFSAGRVDATQEHTDAESFAALEPTSDGFRNYLGKGNRLPAEYLLLDRANLLTLSAPELTVLVGGLRVLGANHNGTKHGVLTETPGKLTNDFFVNLLDLGTEWKATSPDQTTFEGRDLASGEVKWTGTRADLVFGSNSELRALAEVYASDDAKQKFVNDFVAAWAKVMDLDRFDLV; encoded by the coding sequence ATGGCTGAGAACCCCGACGCGATCGTCACCGATCCCAAGACGGAGGAGGGCACCGGGGGCTGCCCCGTCGCGCACGGGCGTGCCCCGCATCCGACCCAGGGCGGCGGCAACCGCCAGTGGTGGCCGGAGCGGCTGAACCTGAAGATCCTTGCCACGAACCCGCCGGCGACGAACCCTCTCGGCGAGGAGTTCGACTACGCCGAGGCGTTCCAGAGCCTCGACCTCGCGGCCGTGAAACAGGACATCGCCGAGGTGCTGACCACCTCGCAGGACTGGTGGCCTGCCGACTTCGGCAACTACGGCCCGCTGATGATCCGCATGGCCTGGCACAGCGCGGGCACCTACCGCATCAGCGACGGCCGCGGTGGCGCCGGCGCCGGTCAGCAGCGCTTCGCCCCGCTGAACAGCTGGCCGGACAACGGCAACCTCGACAAGGCCCGCCGGCTGCTGTGGCCGGTCAAGAAGAAGTACGGCCAGTCCATCTCCTGGGCCGACCTGATGATTCTCACCGGCAATGTCGCGCTGGAGCAGATGGGCTTCGAGACCTTCGGCTTCGGCGGCGGCCGCGCCGATGTCTGGGAGGCCGACGAGGACGTCTACTGGGGCCCCGAGACCACCTGGCTCGACGACCAGCGCTACACCGGCGACCGCGAGCTGGAGAACCCGCTCGGCGCGGTCCAGATGGGCCTGATCTACGTCAACCCGGAGGGCCCCAACGGCAACCCGGACCCGATCGCCGCGGCCCGCGACATCCGCGAGACGTTCCGCCGGATGGCGATGAACGACGAGGAGACCGTCGCCCTCATCGCCGGTGGCCACACCTTCGGCAAGACCCACGGCGCCGGCCCGGCCGACCACGTGGGCGACGACCCCGAGGCCGCTTCCATGGAGGAGCAGGGCCTGGGCTGGAAGAGCACCTACGGCACGGGCGTGGGCAAGGACGCGATCACCAGTGGCCTGGAGGTCATCTGGACCACGACCCCGACCCAGTGGAGCAACGGCTTCTTCAAGAACCTCTTCGAGTACGACTACGAGCCGGACACCAGCCCGGCCGGTGCTCACCAGTGGATCGCCAAGGACGCCCCGGAGATCGTCCCGGACGCCTTCGACGGCGAGAAGAAGCACCGTCCGCGGATGCTCACCACCGACCTGTCCCTGAAGCTCGACCCGATCTACGAGCCGATCTCCCGCCGGTTCTACGAGCACCCGGAGGAGTTCGCGGACGCCTTCGCCCGCGCCTGGTACAAGCTGACCCACCGTGACATGGGCCCGAAGTCGCTGTACCTCGGCCCGGAGGTCCCCGACGAGACGCTGCTGTGGCAGGACCCGCTGCCCGCGGCCGAGGGCGCGACGATCGACGCCGCCGACGTCACGGCGCTCAAGGCGAAGATCCTCGACTCGGGTCTGACCGTCTCGCAGCTGGTCTCCGCCGCCTGGGCGTCGGCCTCCACCTTCCGCGGCAGCGACAAGCGCGGTGGCGCCAACGGTGCCCGGATCCGTCTGGAGCCGCAGCGCGGCTGGGAGGTGAACAGCCCCGACGAGCTCGCCCAGGTGCTGCGCACCCTGGAAGGCATCCAGGGCGAGTTCAACTCCGGCGCCAAGAAGGTCTCCCTGGCCGACCTGATCGTCCTCGGTGGCTCGGCCGCCGTGGAGAAGGCCGCCAAGGACGCCGGTGTCGAGGTCCAGGTGCCGTTCTCGGCGGGCCGCGTGGACGCGACCCAGGAGCACACGGACGCCGAGTCGTTCGCGGCACTGGAGCCGACCTCCGACGGGTTCCGCAACTACCTCGGCAAGGGCAACCGCCTGCCGGCCGAGTACCTGCTGCTGGACCGCGCCAACCTGCTCACGCTGAGCGCCCCCGAGCTGACCGTCCTGGTCGGTGGCCTGCGCGTGCTGGGCGCCAACCACAACGGCACCAAGCACGGCGTCCTCACCGAGACCCCGGGCAAGCTGACGAACGACTTCTTCGTCAACCTGCTCGACCTGGGCACGGAGTGGAAGGCGACCTCCCCGGACCAGACCACGTTCGAGGGCCGTGACCTGGCCTCGGGCGAGGTCAAGTGGACCGGCACGCGGGCCGACCTGGTCTTCGGCTCCAACTCCGAGCTGCGGGCGCTCGCGGAGGTCTACGCGAGCGACGACGCGAAGCAGAAGTTCGTGAACGACTTCGTCGCGGCGTGGGCCAAGGTCATGGACCTGGACCGCTTCGACCTGGTCTGA
- a CDS encoding MmcQ/YjbR family DNA-binding protein — protein MQDAEDVRRIALSLPDTTEKVAWNMPTFRVAGKMFATVPEDETSIAVRCPKEERDELALAEPEKFWIADHEAMFAWVRVRLAALEDEEELRDILADSWRQAAPTRLLDAHPELGLPSDG, from the coding sequence ATGCAGGATGCCGAAGACGTACGCCGTATCGCCCTGTCCCTGCCGGACACCACCGAGAAGGTCGCCTGGAACATGCCCACCTTCCGGGTGGCGGGAAAGATGTTCGCGACGGTGCCCGAGGACGAGACCTCCATCGCGGTGCGCTGCCCCAAGGAGGAGCGCGACGAGCTGGCGCTGGCGGAGCCGGAGAAGTTCTGGATCGCCGACCATGAGGCGATGTTCGCCTGGGTGCGGGTACGGCTCGCGGCGCTGGAGGACGAGGAGGAGCTGCGGGACATCCTCGCCGACTCCTGGCGGCAGGCGGCGCCCACCCGACTGCTCGACGCCCACCCCGAGTTGGGGCTGCCGTCCGACGGATGA
- a CDS encoding Fur family transcriptional regulator, with amino-acid sequence MSSSGTPTTAEELRGVGLRVTAARVALLETVRDGDHLGVEAIASGVRDRVGHISLQAVYEGLHALTTAGLIRRIEPAGSPARFEGRVGDNHHHVLCRACGVVADVDCAVGDAPCLTASDDHGFAIDEAEVIYWGVCPDCSTPQIL; translated from the coding sequence ATGAGCTCATCCGGAACCCCGACCACCGCCGAGGAGCTGCGCGGTGTCGGCCTGCGGGTGACGGCCGCCCGGGTCGCGCTGCTGGAGACCGTCCGGGACGGCGACCACCTGGGCGTCGAGGCGATCGCCTCGGGGGTGCGGGACCGTGTGGGCCATATCTCCCTGCAAGCCGTGTACGAGGGGCTGCACGCCCTGACCACGGCGGGACTCATACGCCGTATCGAGCCGGCCGGCAGCCCGGCCCGGTTCGAGGGACGTGTCGGGGACAACCACCACCACGTCCTGTGCCGGGCGTGCGGTGTCGTCGCCGACGTCGACTGCGCCGTCGGTGACGCCCCGTGTCTGACCGCCTCCGACGACCACGGCTTCGCGATCGACGAGGCCGAGGTCATCTACTGGGGCGTGTGCCCCGACTGCTCGACCCCCCAAATTCTCTGA